Proteins co-encoded in one uncultured Bacteroides sp. genomic window:
- a CDS encoding DUF4465 domain-containing protein, with amino-acid sequence MKKIYSLLLLTVVILCSCDNNDDNSPIIDSTTVVLNLQGKLDKPESEFTGVFKNEPVGTYSYKNTFVDQTGYFVFDNYTASSLSFGGGFTYTNKTDTTTLNYTNNSAIIGTGKNSATYMTVNPSAYATDNFHFAGNASHIIKGMYVTNSTYAYLAMKNGFNGAKKFVAGNWFKLTATGLDEKGNTTGTAEIYLADYRDGKNIMLNKWTWFDLSALGKVAEVKFSMSSTDNDPVWGMNTPAYFCMDGITIEL; translated from the coding sequence ATGAAAAAGATCTATTCTCTATTACTGCTTACCGTGGTAATACTTTGCAGTTGTGACAACAATGACGATAATTCACCCATTATTGACAGCACAACCGTAGTTCTCAACTTACAAGGAAAACTAGACAAACCGGAATCTGAATTTACAGGAGTCTTTAAGAATGAGCCTGTTGGGACATACAGCTATAAGAACACATTTGTGGATCAGACCGGTTATTTTGTTTTTGACAATTATACTGCAAGTTCATTATCATTTGGAGGTGGTTTTACTTATACGAACAAAACTGATACAACAACTCTTAACTATACAAATAATAGCGCTATTATAGGAACTGGAAAGAATAGCGCTACTTATATGACAGTAAACCCAAGTGCATACGCAACTGATAACTTTCATTTTGCCGGCAATGCAAGCCATATCATAAAAGGTATGTATGTAACAAATAGCACTTACGCATATCTGGCAATGAAAAACGGATTCAACGGTGCCAAGAAATTTGTGGCAGGCAACTGGTTCAAACTAACTGCTACAGGTCTGGATGAAAAAGGAAACACTACTGGCACTGCAGAAATTTATCTGGCCGATTATCGTGACGGAAAAAATATCATGCTGAATAAATGGACCTGGTTCGACCTTTCAGCTCTTGGTAAAGTAGCGGAAGTTAAATTTAGTATGAGTTCTACAGATAATGATCCAGTCTGGGGTATGAATACTCCGGCTTATTTCTGTATGGATGGAATCACCATCGAGCTATAA
- a CDS encoding histidinol-phosphatase produces the protein MNLTNYHSHTSFCDGRAPMADFVKEAVRQGFTSYGISSHAPLPFPTRWTMEKEDVMSYIEEFKGLKNEYQDKIELYIGLEIDYLDELSNPSVEYFQNLPLDYRIGSVHLLSDDKGEIVDIDCSKENFKERLENYFRNDLKATVLAYYDRSMSMVELGGFDIVGHTDKIAYNASFCQPGVTEQSWYKQALRDLFAFISEKGYMMEINTKAYHKLGVFYPNVSNFSLVRDMHISVLVNSDSHYPELVNDGRIEALQALKAAGINSVMELVAGKWQENPILD, from the coding sequence ATGAATCTGACAAACTATCATAGTCACACTTCTTTCTGCGATGGACGCGCGCCAATGGCAGATTTTGTTAAAGAGGCTGTTCGGCAGGGATTTACTTCTTATGGTATCTCATCTCATGCGCCACTTCCTTTCCCTACCCGCTGGACAATGGAAAAGGAAGATGTAATGTCTTATATTGAGGAATTCAAAGGCTTAAAAAATGAGTATCAGGATAAGATAGAACTATATATAGGGCTGGAAATAGATTATCTGGATGAACTTAGTAATCCTTCTGTAGAGTATTTCCAGAATCTTCCATTGGATTATCGAATTGGTTCAGTACATCTTTTGAGCGATGATAAAGGAGAAATTGTAGATATTGATTGCAGCAAAGAGAACTTCAAGGAAAGGTTAGAAAATTATTTTCGTAATGATTTAAAAGCAACAGTCCTTGCATATTACGATAGATCAATGTCAATGGTTGAACTTGGGGGTTTTGATATTGTGGGACATACAGATAAGATTGCATACAATGCATCTTTTTGCCAGCCAGGCGTAACAGAACAGAGTTGGTATAAGCAGGCACTTAGAGATTTATTTGCATTTATTTCCGAAAAAGGATATATGATGGAGATAAATACGAAAGCATATCATAAATTGGGCGTTTTCTATCCGAATGTGTCCAACTTCTCTTTAGTCAGAGATATGCATATTTCTGTTTTAGTAAATTCAGATTCTCATTATCCGGAACTTGTAAATGATGGACGTATTGAAGCTCTTCAGGCATTAAAGGCTGCAGGAATAAACTCTGTAATGGAACTTGTAGCTGGTAAATGGCAAGAAAACCCCATTCTTGATTAG
- a CDS encoding ATP-binding protein, translating into MTLVKRPFMSLNRKLLLSVIFLFAAFSLCFIGFQYYREKAFKVELLNTKLQDYNARLYEEISDSKEIENTLNNYAKRHALNGLRVTIIDLNGKVIYDNQKKNYAHIENHIDRPEVKLAINKGSGYDLRRISETTGISYFYSATLYDNYIVRSALPYNISLITSLKADYRFVWFTCIITLLLTIIFYKFTKRIGTAISQLREFTIKADRDESLDLGMETAFPNNELGDISQHIIKIYNRLHETKEALYIEREKLITHLQISHEGIGIFTAEKTEILVNNLFTQYSNLISDVNLQSTEEVFSIPELQKITEYINKLSKKSAGNNEEHRMSINIDKNGRIFVVECIIFQDQSFEISINDITKEEEQIRMKRQLTQNIAHELKTPVSSIQGYLETIVNNESLPKDKFKTFIERCYAQSNRLTRLLRDISVLTRMDEASTMIDMEKVEISSLVQNIIKDVALELEEKNIAVHNLLKNELPIRGNASLIYSIFRNLMDNAIAYGGKDISINIKCFRKDDSFYYFSFSDTGVGVAPEHLNRLFERFYRVDKGRSRKIGGTGLGLAIVKNAVIIHGGNISAKNNQGGGLEFIFTLAKS; encoded by the coding sequence ATGACACTTGTAAAAAGGCCATTTATGTCTCTCAACCGGAAATTATTACTTTCGGTCATATTTTTATTTGCTGCTTTTTCCTTATGTTTCATTGGTTTCCAATATTACAGGGAGAAAGCATTTAAAGTAGAACTGCTAAATACTAAGTTACAGGACTATAATGCACGTCTATATGAAGAAATTAGTGACTCCAAAGAAATAGAAAACACACTAAACAATTATGCCAAACGCCATGCTTTGAATGGTCTTCGGGTAACAATCATTGACCTGAATGGAAAAGTAATCTACGATAATCAAAAGAAAAATTATGCACATATTGAGAACCATATTGATAGACCTGAAGTTAAATTAGCAATAAACAAAGGCAGCGGATATGATTTAAGAAGAATATCAGAGACAACCGGAATCTCATATTTCTATTCGGCTACACTATATGACAATTATATCGTCCGAAGCGCCTTACCTTATAACATTAGTCTAATTACCAGTCTGAAGGCCGACTATCGTTTTGTTTGGTTCACTTGCATCATTACATTGTTGCTTACTATTATATTCTATAAATTCACAAAAAGAATTGGAACCGCCATATCTCAATTAAGAGAATTCACCATAAAGGCTGACCGGGATGAATCCTTGGATTTGGGAATGGAAACTGCTTTTCCAAACAATGAATTAGGGGATATATCCCAGCATATTATCAAAATATATAACCGTTTACATGAAACAAAAGAAGCACTTTACATAGAACGGGAAAAACTTATTACCCATTTACAGATATCGCACGAAGGGATAGGAATCTTTACAGCTGAAAAGACAGAAATATTAGTCAATAATCTGTTTACTCAATACAGTAATCTGATATCCGATGTAAATCTTCAAAGCACAGAGGAAGTTTTTTCTATTCCTGAGCTACAAAAAATTACTGAATACATAAACAAGTTATCTAAAAAGTCTGCTGGCAACAACGAAGAACACCGAATGTCTATTAATATAGATAAAAACGGACGAATATTCGTAGTGGAATGCATCATTTTTCAGGATCAAAGCTTTGAAATCTCAATCAACGATATCACTAAGGAAGAAGAACAGATACGAATGAAAAGGCAACTGACCCAGAATATTGCTCATGAATTAAAAACTCCCGTTAGCAGTATTCAAGGATACTTAGAAACTATCGTAAACAATGAATCTTTGCCCAAAGACAAATTTAAAACATTCATTGAACGTTGTTATGCACAAAGTAACAGACTGACCCGACTTTTAAGAGATATATCTGTGCTTACCAGAATGGATGAGGCAAGTACTATGATTGATATGGAAAAAGTTGAAATCAGTTCTTTGGTCCAAAACATTATTAAAGATGTAGCTTTAGAGTTGGAAGAGAAAAATATCGCGGTTCATAATTTATTAAAAAATGAACTACCCATCCGGGGAAACGCTTCTCTAATCTATTCTATCTTTAGGAATCTTATGGATAATGCCATCGCCTATGGAGGTAAAGATATCTCCATTAATATTAAATGTTTCAGGAAAGATGATTCGTTCTACTATTTTAGTTTTTCAGACACAGGAGTCGGTGTAGCACCGGAACATTTAAATCGTCTTTTTGAACGTTTTTACAGGGTAGACAAAGGACGATCCCGCAAGATAGGCGGCACCGGACTTGGACTTGCTATTGTTAAAAACGCTGTAATTATCCACGGCGGAAATATTTCAGCCAAGAACAATCAGGGAGGCGGATTAGAATTCATATTCACTCTTGCCAAGAGTTAA
- a CDS encoding ABC-F family ATP-binding cassette domain-containing protein: MASYMQIDGLTKSFGDLVLFNEISFGIADGQRIGLIAKNGSGKTTLLNIIAGKEGYDSGNIVFRRDLRIAYLEQDPHYPEELTVLEACFHSNNDTVQLLKEYEECMETEGHPGLQDLLIRMDHEKAWDYERKAKQILSQLKIRNFDQQVKSLSGGQLKRVALANTLITEPDLLILDEPTNHLDLDMTEWLEEYLRRTNISLLMVTHDRYFLDRVCSEIIEIDNKQIYQYKGNYSYYLEKRQERIDSTNVEIERANNLYRTELDWMRRMPQARAHKAKYRQDAFYEIEKVAKQRFNNDNVKLEVKSAYIGSKIFEADHLYKNFGDLKILDDFSYTFARYEKMGIVGNNGTGKSTFIKILMGQANPDKGTIDIGETVRFGYYSQDGLQFDDQMKVIDVVQDIAEVIELGDGKKLTASQFLQHFLFTPETQHSYVYKLSGGERRRLYLCTVLMRNPNFLVLDEPTNDLDIITLNVLEDYLVNFKGCVIVVSHDRYFMDKVVDHLLVFNGQGDIRDFPGNYSDYRDWIEAKNQKEKEAEKPKEEKTARVRENDKRKMSFKEKMEFNQMEKDLEELELEKATLESDLCSGSLPSELLVEKSKRIAEIIDLIDEKTMRWLELSEIEG; this comes from the coding sequence ATGGCGAGTTATATGCAGATAGACGGGTTAACTAAATCTTTTGGAGATTTGGTCCTGTTTAATGAAATCTCATTTGGTATTGCAGATGGCCAAAGAATTGGTCTTATAGCTAAGAATGGTAGTGGAAAAACCACTTTATTAAATATAATTGCAGGAAAAGAAGGCTACGATTCTGGAAACATTGTCTTTAGAAGAGATCTTCGGATTGCTTATCTAGAGCAGGATCCTCACTATCCGGAAGAGTTGACAGTGTTAGAGGCTTGCTTTCATTCAAACAATGATACCGTACAGCTGCTTAAAGAGTATGAGGAATGTATGGAAACTGAAGGTCATCCCGGCTTACAGGATTTATTGATTAGAATGGATCATGAAAAGGCATGGGATTATGAACGTAAAGCTAAACAAATTCTTTCACAATTAAAAATACGGAACTTTGACCAGCAGGTTAAATCTCTTTCCGGAGGACAGTTAAAGCGTGTAGCTCTTGCCAATACGCTAATTACAGAACCGGACCTATTAATTCTCGATGAGCCTACCAATCACCTTGATCTGGATATGACTGAGTGGCTTGAAGAATATCTGAGACGCACAAATATCAGTTTACTGATGGTAACGCATGACAGGTACTTCCTTGACCGGGTTTGCTCAGAAATTATTGAAATTGACAATAAACAAATTTATCAATATAAGGGAAACTATAGCTATTATCTGGAGAAAAGGCAGGAACGGATTGATTCTACCAATGTTGAAATAGAACGTGCTAATAATCTTTATCGCACCGAACTGGACTGGATGCGCCGAATGCCACAAGCTCGTGCACACAAAGCCAAATATAGACAAGATGCATTTTATGAGATTGAAAAAGTAGCTAAACAGCGTTTTAATAATGATAATGTGAAGCTGGAAGTCAAGTCAGCATATATTGGCTCGAAAATATTTGAAGCCGATCATCTTTATAAGAACTTTGGCGATCTGAAAATATTAGATGACTTTTCGTATACCTTTGCACGGTATGAGAAGATGGGAATTGTTGGTAATAACGGAACCGGTAAATCAACTTTTATTAAAATTCTGATGGGGCAGGCGAATCCGGATAAAGGAACAATTGACATTGGTGAGACAGTACGCTTTGGTTACTATTCACAGGATGGATTGCAATTCGATGATCAGATGAAGGTTATCGATGTGGTACAGGATATTGCTGAAGTAATAGAATTGGGTGATGGCAAAAAGCTTACTGCTTCTCAGTTTCTGCAACATTTCCTTTTTACTCCGGAAACACAGCATAGCTACGTTTACAAATTAAGCGGAGGAGAAAGAAGGCGACTTTATCTTTGTACGGTATTAATGCGCAATCCAAATTTCCTTGTGCTTGATGAGCCGACTAACGACCTTGATATCATAACTCTTAATGTTCTGGAAGATTATCTGGTTAATTTTAAAGGTTGTGTGATTGTTGTTTCCCATGACCGCTATTTTATGGATAAGGTTGTAGATCATTTGCTGGTATTCAATGGCCAGGGCGACATTCGTGATTTTCCAGGTAACTATTCTGACTACCGCGACTGGATTGAGGCGAAGAATCAAAAGGAAAAAGAAGCGGAAAAACCGAAAGAAGAAAAGACTGCCAGAGTACGTGAGAATGACAAACGTAAGATGTCATTCAAAGAAAAAATGGAATTTAATCAGATGGAAAAGGATTTGGAAGAATTGGAGCTGGAAAAGGCTACCTTGGAATCAGATCTTTGCAGTGGCTCGCTTCCTTCAGAATTGTTGGTGGAAAAATCAAAAAGAATAGCTGAGATCATTGATCTTATCGATGAAAAGACAATGCGCTGGCTCGAACTTAGTGAAATTGAAGGCTAA
- a CDS encoding response regulator transcription factor, whose protein sequence is MNTNRILVVDDEEDLCEILKFNLENEGYEVDTANSAEEALKLNISSYNLLLLDVMMGEISGFKMANILKKDKKTANIPIVFITAKDTENDTITGFNLGADDYISKPFSIREVISRVKAIIRRTANTAPVNNAEQILFETLIIDITKKKVSIDGNEISLTKKEFEILLLLLQNKGRVFSREDILSKIWSDEVCVLDRTIDVNITRLRKKIGNYGKHIVTRLGYGYCFEYE, encoded by the coding sequence ATGAACACCAATCGCATTTTAGTTGTAGACGACGAAGAAGATCTTTGTGAGATTCTAAAATTCAATCTTGAGAACGAAGGTTACGAAGTTGACACCGCAAATTCGGCAGAGGAAGCATTGAAGTTAAATATTAGTAGCTACAACCTTTTGCTTCTAGATGTAATGATGGGAGAAATTTCCGGATTCAAGATGGCTAATATTCTCAAGAAAGATAAAAAGACTGCTAACATTCCAATTGTTTTCATCACAGCAAAAGACACGGAGAATGATACTATTACCGGTTTCAACCTTGGTGCAGATGATTATATATCCAAACCTTTTTCTATACGTGAAGTGATATCACGGGTAAAAGCAATAATTCGCAGAACAGCAAATACTGCTCCAGTAAACAATGCCGAGCAGATACTTTTTGAAACACTCATAATTGATATTACAAAGAAAAAGGTCAGTATTGATGGAAATGAAATTTCACTTACAAAAAAGGAATTTGAGATTTTGCTTTTGTTGTTGCAAAACAAAGGAAGAGTTTTCTCCAGAGAAGATATTCTTTCTAAAATATGGAGTGATGAGGTATGTGTGCTCGACCGTACTATCGATGTGAACATTACTCGCTTGCGAAAAAAGATAGGGAATTACGGTAAACACATAGTTACCCGACTTGGTTATGGATATTGTTTTGAATATGAATAA
- a CDS encoding TonB-dependent receptor plug domain-containing protein: MTKTLSLTYSLLVSFSVCTFVQAQKADSTRVHTLNEVVVTESKKEKEFRSTTPLQVLDANQLKQSGSLQISDAVKFFSGVVVKDYGGIGGLKTISVRSLGANHTAVVYDGVTITDSQTGQIDLGKLTLDNVEEISLSNGQDDNIFQPARLFSAASILNIKSPAPTLNKKNINASATFKGGSFGFFNPSLHLDNQWNKIFSSSVHLDYMRADGDYPYTQLNGIATERLRRINSDIETVKTEANLFAHFSNQQKASLKAYYYFSDRGLPSNKLYYPRAKERLKDNNVFVQSNYENKLSSQWSLLMNGKFNWGYNKYDNPDNATYNAATQSNYYQNEYYLSGTVMYKPDSHFSFSLANDGSINTMRADLANFVYPTRFTLLNALATKYVNKRFTATAHVLSTLTRESVKTGTAADNHNRLSPSLSLSYQPYNEENLRVRLLYKDIFRLPTFNDLYYGTIGTRTLKPEQASEFNAGLSWIKNINRLIPFISFSIDGFYNKVSNKIVAVPTKNLFVWSMRNIGRVDIQGMETNIETAIRFNNKVKLTATGNYTYQRAMDKTDKYNMPDKVTYNHQIPYTPRHSGSARLGLEMPWINLSYTIMAASERFSNQYNAPEYRLEGYTEHCISAWRTFRLKKFSISAQAEVLNLFDKEYEIVQNYPMPGRQFRGSIRIIY, encoded by the coding sequence ATGACTAAAACTCTCTCTCTAACATACTCTTTACTCGTCTCTTTCAGCGTCTGTACATTTGTGCAGGCGCAGAAAGCAGACTCTACCCGTGTTCACACACTAAACGAAGTGGTAGTAACAGAGAGTAAAAAGGAGAAAGAGTTTCGCTCCACCACTCCACTTCAGGTGTTGGATGCCAATCAGCTGAAACAGTCCGGTTCTCTTCAGATTTCAGATGCTGTAAAATTCTTCAGCGGAGTAGTTGTGAAGGATTATGGAGGTATAGGCGGACTAAAAACCATCTCGGTTCGTAGCCTCGGAGCTAACCACACAGCAGTGGTATATGACGGAGTTACGATTACCGATTCTCAGACCGGACAAATTGATTTAGGGAAACTCACACTAGATAATGTGGAAGAGATAAGTCTCAGCAACGGACAAGATGATAATATATTCCAGCCCGCCCGACTTTTCTCAGCTGCAAGCATCCTGAATATAAAGAGTCCGGCTCCCACTCTTAACAAAAAGAACATAAATGCCAGCGCTACCTTTAAAGGAGGAAGTTTTGGCTTTTTTAATCCCAGTCTCCACCTGGATAATCAGTGGAACAAAATCTTCTCTTCTTCCGTTCATCTGGATTATATGCGTGCGGACGGAGATTACCCCTACACACAGCTAAACGGAATTGCAACAGAAAGGCTACGCCGCATTAACTCGGACATAGAAACTGTAAAGACGGAAGCTAATCTCTTTGCACATTTCAGTAATCAGCAAAAGGCGAGTTTAAAAGCCTATTATTATTTTTCAGACAGAGGACTTCCCTCAAACAAATTATATTATCCGCGGGCTAAAGAGCGGCTAAAAGACAATAATGTCTTTGTACAGTCTAATTACGAGAATAAACTTTCCAGCCAATGGAGCCTTTTAATGAACGGAAAGTTCAACTGGGGGTATAATAAATACGACAATCCGGATAATGCAACTTACAACGCAGCCACTCAGAGCAATTATTATCAGAATGAATATTATCTTTCGGGCACAGTTATGTATAAACCCGACTCACATTTTTCTTTCTCATTGGCGAACGATGGAAGTATTAATACCATGAGGGCGGATCTGGCAAATTTTGTCTACCCCACCCGCTTTACTTTACTGAACGCTCTTGCCACCAAATATGTAAATAAGCGCTTCACTGCAACAGCACATGTTCTTTCTACTTTAACCCGTGAATCGGTAAAAACAGGAACGGCAGCCGATAACCATAACCGTCTGTCTCCTTCTCTCAGTCTCTCTTATCAGCCATATAATGAAGAGAATCTGCGTGTAAGATTACTCTATAAAGATATTTTCCGCCTGCCCACATTCAATGATTTATATTATGGAACGATAGGTACACGGACGCTCAAGCCCGAACAGGCAAGCGAATTCAATGCCGGGCTGAGTTGGATAAAGAATATTAATCGTTTAATTCCTTTTATCTCTTTTTCCATAGACGGTTTTTATAATAAAGTAAGTAATAAAATTGTTGCTGTACCCACCAAGAACCTGTTTGTATGGAGTATGCGCAACATCGGACGGGTAGATATTCAGGGAATGGAAACAAATATTGAAACAGCCATCCGCTTCAATAATAAAGTAAAACTAACTGCCACAGGAAACTATACCTATCAGCGGGCAATGGATAAGACGGATAAATACAATATGCCCGATAAAGTGACATATAATCATCAGATACCTTATACTCCGCGCCATTCAGGATCAGCCAGACTTGGGCTTGAAATGCCATGGATAAACTTATCCTACACCATTATGGCAGCAAGTGAACGATTCTCTAATCAATATAATGCACCGGAATACAGATTGGAAGGTTATACAGAACACTGCATTTCTGCATGGCGCACCTTTAGACTAAAGAAATTCAGTATTTCCGCACAGGCAGAAGTACTTAACCTTTTTGATAAGGAATATGAAATAGTACAGAATTATCCGATGCCTGGAAGGCAGTTCAGGGGAAGTATCCGAATTATTTATTGA
- a CDS encoding DUF3805 domain-containing protein, whose amino-acid sequence MSLQGQKFISPGVWFSLIYPSSWNEFEDAEDSFLFYNPNKWTGNFRISAYRDDRNSKYGKESVDYELKENKNATQVKLGDLICAYSKEMFQEEGAYYVTHVWITGIDNVAFECTFTVPKGNSIAEAEEIISTLKAYPTGKQPDLEIIPIRILEINAVNEAFEWASNTIKKQLKKDFTSSEEDIAKIQQLIDNGSFKPQQREVWESFGIAFGTIMENQIDGMEWVTVIKGKQEIPGLRFKDSELVIYPTELVWNSVRSEQKCDLNAIFEEVKQQVEKELN is encoded by the coding sequence ATGAGTTTACAAGGACAAAAGTTTATTTCTCCCGGAGTTTGGTTTTCTTTAATTTACCCATCATCCTGGAACGAGTTTGAGGATGCAGAAGATAGCTTCCTGTTTTACAATCCCAATAAATGGACGGGCAATTTCCGTATTTCTGCATACAGGGATGATAGAAATAGTAAATATGGGAAAGAATCGGTGGATTATGAGCTAAAGGAAAATAAGAATGCCACGCAGGTAAAGCTGGGTGACTTGATTTGTGCCTATAGCAAAGAGATGTTTCAGGAAGAAGGTGCTTATTATGTAACTCATGTATGGATTACTGGTATTGATAACGTGGCCTTTGAATGTACATTTACAGTTCCTAAAGGGAATAGCATAGCGGAGGCTGAAGAAATTATTTCTACTTTGAAAGCTTACCCTACGGGCAAACAACCGGATCTTGAGATTATCCCTATCCGGATATTGGAAATCAATGCTGTTAATGAGGCTTTTGAATGGGCTTCGAATACGATAAAAAAGCAATTGAAGAAGGATTTTACTTCTTCGGAAGAAGATATTGCCAAGATTCAGCAATTAATAGATAATGGCAGTTTCAAACCACAGCAAAGAGAAGTCTGGGAATCATTTGGAATTGCTTTTGGTACTATTATGGAAAATCAGATAGACGGAATGGAATGGGTAACTGTTATTAAAGGTAAGCAAGAAATCCCGGGGCTACGTTTTAAGGATAGTGAATTGGTAATCTATCCTACTGAGTTGGTGTGGAATTCTGTTCGTTCAGAACAAAAATGTGATTTGAATGCCATCTTTGAGGAGGTTAAGCAGCAGGTAGAAAAAGAATTGAACTAA
- a CDS encoding YncE family protein — MKSRILYIILFASLLVSACDDTIVWQQTGDQPTETETEGMYILCEGLFNMNNSTLSYYDFTKGKMRSFQDPDKKGSDKTSFDYFKMMNGRKLGDTANDLQRYGSKLYCAVDVSSQIEILNAYTGISFKQIPLFNEKGIARQPRYFAFYKDKAYVCNFDGTVARIDTTTLEVDGIVKVGRNPDGICVANGKLYVANSGGLDETNLDNTVSVIDTETFTETKKITVRNNLGTILSDESGNVYVVSRESYNYNIGDYDCKLHRIDSETDKVIKTYELPILSFTICGHLAYMYSYNSNIETIQVMDTRTGEIINDNFIKDGTSITRTYSIDVNPVNGDVYICDAQNYVINGSIVCFTKEGIHKFTIDAKGINPNSVLFMNK, encoded by the coding sequence ATGAAAAGCAGAATCTTATATATAATCCTATTTGCTTCGCTACTGGTTAGCGCCTGTGACGATACTATTGTGTGGCAGCAAACGGGAGATCAACCTACGGAAACGGAAACCGAAGGAATGTATATACTTTGCGAAGGACTGTTTAACATGAACAACAGCACACTTTCTTACTATGATTTCACAAAAGGAAAAATGCGTTCTTTTCAGGATCCCGACAAGAAAGGAAGTGATAAGACAAGCTTCGATTACTTTAAGATGATGAACGGGCGAAAGCTGGGCGATACAGCCAACGATCTTCAACGTTACGGTTCCAAACTTTACTGTGCAGTCGATGTATCCAGTCAGATAGAAATACTAAATGCATATACAGGAATTTCTTTTAAACAGATTCCGCTTTTCAATGAAAAGGGTATTGCCCGCCAGCCACGCTATTTTGCATTTTATAAAGACAAGGCATATGTATGTAATTTCGATGGTACAGTGGCGCGCATTGACACTACCACACTGGAAGTAGACGGAATTGTGAAGGTAGGACGTAATCCCGATGGCATTTGTGTGGCAAACGGGAAACTCTATGTAGCCAATTCCGGTGGATTGGACGAGACAAACCTGGATAATACTGTTTCTGTTATTGACACGGAAACGTTTACCGAAACTAAAAAGATTACTGTCCGTAATAACCTGGGTACCATTCTTTCTGACGAATCGGGAAATGTTTATGTAGTGTCCCGCGAGTCATACAATTACAATATTGGAGATTATGACTGCAAGCTGCATCGCATTGACAGTGAAACAGATAAGGTGATTAAAACTTACGAACTTCCTATTCTGAGCTTTACTATCTGCGGACATCTGGCATATATGTATAGTTACAATTCAAACATTGAAACCATTCAGGTAATGGATACCCGTACGGGAGAAATCATTAATGACAACTTTATTAAAGACGGAACCTCAATTACCCGTACATATAGCATTGATGTGAATCCTGTAAATGGAGATGTATATATCTGCGATGCTCAAAATTATGTAATCAACGGCAGTATTGTCTGCTTTACCAAAGAAGGAATACATAAGTTTACCATTGATGCGAAAGGGATTAACCCTAATTCAGTTTTGTTTATGAATAAATAG